In Streptomyces erythrochromogenes, the DNA window AGCAGGATGCCCGCGATCAGGAACATCCCGCCGTAGAGCAGCGTGAGGCGTATCCGGATGGTCGGCCTCAGCCACGGGAAGGGACCCTCGGGCTGGCCGGGGTCCCAGGTCGGTTTCGGTGGCGCCGTCGGTGGCGCCGGGGTCGTCGCCACGTGGTCAGATCCGGTATCCGGAGCCGGGCACCGTCACGATGACGGGCGGCTCGCCCAGCTTGCGGCGCAGGGTCATCACCGTCACGCGCACCACGTTGGTGAACGGGTCGGTGTTCTCGTCCCAGGCCTTCTCCAGCAGCTGCTCGGCGGAGACCACGGTCCCCTCGCTGCGCATGAGGACCTCCAGCACCGCGAACTCCTTCGGGGCCAGCTGCACCTCCTTGCCCTCGCGGAACACCTCGCGCCGGTTCGGGTCCAGCTTGATCCCGGCCCGCTCCAGTACGGGCGGCAGCGCGACGGTGGTGCGCCGGCCGAGCGCCCGCACGCGGGCGGTCAGCTCGGTGAAGGCGAAGGGCTTGGGCAGGTAGTCGTCCGCCCCGAGCTCCAGGCCCTCCACGCGGTCGCTCACATCGCCGGAGGCGGTCAGCATCAGCACGCGGGTGGGCATGCCGAGCTCGACGATCTTCCGGCACACGTCGTCACCGTGCACGAGCGGGAGGTCCCGGTCGAGCACGACCACGTCGTAGTCGTTCACGCCGACCCGCTCCAGGGCGGCGGCGCCGTCGTACACGACGTCCACGGCCATGGCCTCCCGGCGCAGGCCGGTGGCCACCGCATCGGCGAGCAGCTGCTCGTCCTCGACGACGAGTACGCGCACGTCGTTTCCTTCCTCCGAGCCCA includes these proteins:
- a CDS encoding response regulator transcription factor, whose translation is MRVLVVEDEQLLADAVATGLRREAMAVDVVYDGAAALERVGVNDYDVVVLDRDLPLVHGDDVCRKIVELGMPTRVLMLTASGDVSDRVEGLELGADDYLPKPFAFTELTARVRALGRRTTVALPPVLERAGIKLDPNRREVFREGKEVQLAPKEFAVLEVLMRSEGTVVSAEQLLEKAWDENTDPFTNVVRVTVMTLRRKLGEPPVIVTVPGSGYRI